The sequence gtgacgccgccactctaggggtaagtgaggggtgactacgcctaggttgtggaaggccaggacgcaattgctgttgtggccttgggactgggcgcccttgggcaagcataggggtacccggatgatttgggtttgcgacctggcaacatggcgcgatgaaacccgtcgaggggttgtcgtcgcggagaccagaacatctaggaaagtggcaccacccaaggcaggagctgcattgagcggatgtcgcaaacctatatattctgtgctggcagacggtgcaaacggaggcagggactaagagtctgtttccctgacctgcacgattgctgccagaaaagaggggaggagaagaagacgggggcaggggctgatgctcagcattgctaccagctctactacgaaggtagtagttatgagtggtatcagctgtttgagttgttggcgccgtggggcgcgagcagcagcgggtacttgttgtggcttgctgagcagcgaagctgctggaaggtagtggggatacgcttaggcgtagactacgggacgcccttgggcgtgagcagcaaggagccacaaaagatttataaaagttacgtggacgtcgggtattgggatcaagcccagaacaacctgtccgatgcaaccatcccttgcacgagacacactgaacagagtatgaccgtcctaaaaagattcttttctggcaaatgcagcaaaacgatttctcaggaccggggtgaggagacggacccggattgggttcgataccttcccggagtaagagaatatgtagcagtcctgctgcaaggagctgctgggaggatgacaatttgtgggagggacgaaacaaattaaatggggtcacactgaaatgacagtccttggtcggaaaaaatcccgagtcgctccggtacatagaaccgactgccttgggaagcggggcttaaggagtcatctccgtgagcattttgagaaaatacggcacctaagaaccgagccgtatgaagcgaaaaaacacaagcaggtccttggtgaactccataaacaggcgtcggacctttatgccgtgaattgcccggtgaatccagtacttaaagaaaagtatccaaaactcgcggaagaggaacgcatactccccagggaaacacgtgtcactcttgctcaacttcgttctggatactgtaacaggttaaactcttacctatccagaatcaaccccgacatacaaaatgtatgccccgcttgcaatgtgtccccacatgacaccaaccatctctttaattgttatgtggaaccaacgcctctaacacccctttcttatggtccacccctgttgaaacggcaagtttccttggactcccgtcccgtttgtgatcggtcgcggctattaggtggggcgagcattgctacaacaacaacatcgcatTCACTTGTATTCCGACAATATTGAATTAACAATAGAATATGATTTATAGCGAAAATAAGgtcaacaaaatttgaaacaggGGAGGATTGTGAACACGttcttttcaacctcccaattTATTTTGAGCTGCGTTGATCGGAGACTCATACATTCCGGCAGCATAAAATaccaatataattgaaaaatatgtgttccaaattttgTTACCTTAtctggaaacacgtcctttccaactacCCTTAAAAAAGTGGTTCccagactgttgttgttgtagcgattaggttactccccgaaagctttggggagtgttatcgatgtgatgatcctttgtcggatacagatccgatacgctccggtaacacagcaccattgaggtgctggcccgaccatctcgggaacgatttatatggccacattaaaccttcaggccatacctccctccccacccccaagttccatgaggagcttggggtcgccagagcctcgtctgttagtgaaacgggattcgccgctcgaaggtgaggttgacaattgggttggagaagctatatattgcgctacacaatcccttgaatccctGGTTCCCAGACTGGTGCTTTGTCATgttagtaaatatgctgatcggaatcacttgACGTTCCGACAGTGTATTCAATAAAATTAACTATTCAGTTCCATTCCGACTGATGGCTGGCAAAGCGAGCATGCTTTCGCAAGGCCATCGCTTCATCTTCGGCACGCTTTTCTGGCCAGTAGAATACCCGAAATGATATCCCATTTCACGGACCAAAGCTGCaaacttagcaagagaacgttgttgttgttgttgtagcgataaggttgctccccgaaggctttggggagtgttatcgatgtgatggtcctttgccggataaagatccggtacgctccggtactacagcagcattaaggtgctagcccgaccatctcgggaacgatttatgtggccacattaaaccttcaggccattcccccctccccaccaccaagtaccatgaggagcttgtggtcgccagagcctcgtctgttagtgaaacaggattcgccgcggataggtgagattgacaattgggttcggagaagctatatattgcactggcaacctgaagggttgcgttacacaaccccttgaatctggtattttagtcgcctcttacgacaggcatacctaccgcgggtatattctgatcccctaacccgctggggccaaGAGAACGTACCTAGCGAGAATACTTGACCCTTGAGATCTTCATATTAGGAATCTCAACTTGGATACTATGCGGatggtaaatgaacacaaacgtgCCAAATAGGAATAGCATCTAAAGAGATGCAGTCTCTCTGCGGATGTGGGCAAactgtggtcaaccgtcaaatccctGTCTAATCCAACCACACAGTCCAGTATCCATCCACGgctttacgacgtggaaggagcAGATTACGCAAATATTGTACACTTAGACACTtggagaccaattgcaaagcgagtagCATGGCATTCATATggtacactggtatgaatgttggagagtCGAGTTCAAGACACGGTTcacgagaagctagctgatgaagaagtgaaattcagaaacatgtcctagtaaccatggccgtttgcaaactttgcaattattctctaatatcaataagagcaagtctcgctaattaaaaatACAGTTGTACGccacgtcgatggtgttacgctGCCGAGTGTCAGTCACCCAAAaaatcttaggggtaacgttcgataatactctcaccttcaaggcgcatgccaccgaaattggtATCTTAAGTATACAACCGCAACAAAATTCTCAGGTCGCTTACCGGTGGCACCTGGGGACTATTCCCCACGTACCACGTACATAAAAATTGACCAGCCGCTAAAGTGCTACGCGTAAACAGTTTGCtggcctggtcttaaaaacataTACTGGAAAGGCTGCAGGCATGTCAAACTAATTCCCtcgaactgccacgggatgtcttcttatgaccccgGCGATTTGTCACGTTACTCTTGCAAAGGTTGGCTATCTATGTACGTAAGCTTGCTCATCTGCTCATCAAAATCATAAATACGTCTTGTTCATTCGTAGGGATAttaggtatgtacataaatatttattcCGAAGCTATTTTTTCACAATGCCGCTCTACCTCTTTAAGTTTGTTAATTAACAATTGCATCTCCTCCGTGCTGCAAACAAATTCAACAACAGTTTCACGCTCTCCTCGAGTTTCATGGTATCGTCCAAGGTTCAAAAGAAAACTTACTTCGCCAGAACTGCTGTCGGATGTCGATGAACGTACATCTGCAGTAATACGCCACTGTATGTCTGTTATGTGCGGAAAATCACTGCCCAGGCGATGATGACGCAAAGTCAAGTTAATGCGATTATCTTCATATGTACGCACCAATTCCTCCAACACATCATCATTAATGTCAAAACTTTCTAGAAGTGTACGCAAGGAGCTGCCATCGCAACCATACTTTGTGGCTTCAGCTAATAACAAGACTATAGCATATTCACTAAGTTTCGCTTTATCAGCATTTGTCGCATAAATATCTGGAGCAGATGGTACATCTTGAATGGGAGAGGTACCACTTATTAGtggacatatacatatgtatgcgaaTCTCCGCCTCACTTACTTGCTTCACAAGAAATAACGTGCTTAAGAGTATTTGCTATGAGTTTCTTGGTAATTTCCATATTAACATCTTTTCCCAAATGCTGAAGACCTTTTACAACAAGTCCGGATAGTTTTATAGGCATTTTGATaacaattttattgttttattcatGGCAGAACGACACAAGTGGTAGCAtggcattgtacaggtttacaagtatgatatgtatgagagggaaacaattcctttccctttctaacacacggcagtttgacacttcggtcagtgtcaaactagcgtggaacccagtggaacctgcgtggaacatgagttttgacactgaacgaagtgtcaaaattaccggggttgcttcgtcgaaagcgacacagggaagcaagaaAGGGATCGGAatttcagatatgggttgctgtgatggtaaatttttttgaacgaatttagtaggaaattttaagtgcacccatatgggtcctttagaaaattataaaaaagtcttcaattggggtatctgaggacgcgtagttattccagaattaagaatacaaacacgtgagttaagtttttctacccgttcaaaagttctccgcgaaaaacagtttgaaaccgaggtcgactgcaataacccgtccaaaaaagcggaaagaaaaatgaatagacacgttttgtcctgttgtcaatagtccgaagagaaaaagtattcgaattattggaagcgaggccaaaacgGGTCTATTAAtaactcccccgacggttttggtcgtgttttagcaatcgtacccggtaataaagtatcacaatttgttaattaaaattctccaaaatatatggttattaaagagagatgtaattaagtgctcgtttgaaagtaaataagtatatttttttgtaatataagaaaaaaaaattttaagcagttttcgatagcagctactaaacttttttttgtcctaagaagtacaacagtgccaaatagcatccacaaaaaaaacgaacaagaacaagcattttatcaggtgagcgtggctgtatatgatgttttatacattttttttttaataaaattatgttaAACTTCTTGATCGTTAAAAAGATCGGTAGTAATATGGGGATGTATTTTTACTTCAAGCTCAAGGCACAGTAAACCTTTGTCACTCAATGAAATCATTTATGAATTGGAGAAATTAGATGATGATAGTCCATTTCCAAGAAATGTAACCATCTTTCCACCGGACAACGCCAATTGTGAACTTAACGATGAAGATTCCGGTGATGAGGAGATAGTAACATTGAGCAATCTTCCAGGTTTGATATAGATCTTATATAAATGTTTGAGAGTTTATTgtgtgaaatattattttatatacctaacatcgttatttttatgtatgtaggttCTCAACTAAGAGCTCCGGCAGAGATTGAATGCATGTCCTCTGACAGTGATGATGACGATGTACCTTTGTCTTTTTTGGCTAAAAGGGGTCGAATAACCGAGGAACCCATAGCTGAGCAACGTGAATCAGAGCTTTCTCTACCCAGTTTAACTACAACAGCCATTACTTTCGTTGATCCAAAAGTATCCAACAAAGATAAATATACTTGGAGAAATCGCCACAATCCCTGCGGCCAACTAGAATGGGGAGAAATTCAGGGGGCACGATACCCTTAAAGTCCATTATATTATTTTGATTGTATGTTTGACGATGGCGTAATAGATCTTTTGGTTACATACACCAATATTTACGCCACTCAAAAAAACAAAGTTGGTAATGTAACAAACAGCGAGATGAAGTGCTTTCTGGCAGTTCTCCTTTATAGTGGATATGTTGTAGTTCCAAGAAGATACATGAATTGGGAAAAATCATCCGACACTGATTTCGATATTGTATATAACGCCATTTCAAGGGATAGAATCACATTTATCATGACTCACCTTCACTGTTGCGACAACACTCAAATAGCTGCGAAAGCGACAAATTTGCCAAGCTGAGACCACTGTTCAGTATGTTGAATGAAATATTTCTCGATATGGCTCCTTTTGAAGAAGTTTACAGTATTGACGAGGCTATGGTGCCTTACTACGGAGGACACAGCTGTAAACAATTTATCCGGGGAAAGCCAATTAGATGGGGGTATAAATTTTGGGTTTGTGCGACTAGATTAGGATATGTATTATGGTTTGATCCATACCAAGGCCAAGCAGCAGTTATTCCATCGGCTTATAAACAGTTAGGTCTAGGAGCTGCTGTTGTTTTACGTTTTTCTGATTGTTTACAATTTTGTTACCCAGATGTGCTTTTTCACCTATTCTTTGAT is a genomic window of Eurosta solidaginis isolate ZX-2024a chromosome 4, ASM4086904v1, whole genome shotgun sequence containing:
- the LOC137248207 gene encoding COMM domain-containing protein 3, giving the protein MPIKLSGLVVKGLQHLGKDVNMEITKKLIANTLKHVISCEANVPSAPDIYATNADKAKLSEYAIVLLLAEATKYGCDGSSLRTLLESFDINDDVLEELVRTYEDNRINLTLRHHRLGSDFPHITDIQWRITADVRSSTSDSSSGEVSFLLNLGRYHETRGERETVVEFVCSTEEMQLLINKLKEVERHCEKIASE